Proteins from a single region of Hordeum vulgare subsp. vulgare chromosome 6H, MorexV3_pseudomolecules_assembly, whole genome shotgun sequence:
- the LOC123401440 gene encoding 26S proteasome regulatory subunit 7A-like — MAPEPEDDIMAEKNPRPLDEDDIALLKTYGLGPYSTSIKTAEKEIKELAKRINDLCGIKESDTGLAPPSQWDLVSDKQMMQEEQPLQVARCTKIINPNTDDAKYMINVKQIAKFVVGLGDKVSPTDIEEGMRVGVDRNKYQIQIPLPPKIDPSVTMMTVEEKPDVTYNDVGGCKEQIEKMREVVELPMLHPEKFVKLGIDPPKGVLCYGPPGTGKTLLARAVANRTDACFIRVIGSELVQKYVGEGARMVRELFQMARSKKACIIFFDEVDAIGGARFDDGAGGDNEVQRTMLEIVNQLDGFDARGNIKVLMATNRPDTLDPALLRPGRLDRKVEFGLPDLEGRTQIFKIHTRTMNCERDIRFELLARLCPNATGADIRSVCTEAGMYAIRARRKTVTEKDFLDSVNKVIKGYQKFSATPKYMVYN, encoded by the exons ATGGCGCCGGAGCCGGAGGACGACATCATGGCGGAGAAGAACCCGCGCCCCCTCGACGAGGATGACATCGCGCTCCTCAAGACCTAC GGGCTTGGGCCATACTCCACGAGCATCAAGACGGCCGAGAAGGAGATCAAGGAGTTGGCCAAGAGGATCAATGACCTTTGTG GGATAAAGGAGTCTGATACTGGGCTAGCTCCACCTAGCCAGTGGGATCTAGTGTCAGACAAACAGATGATGCAGGAGGAGCAGCCACTGCAA GTAGCAAGGTGCACCAAGATTATAAACCCTAATACCGACGATGCCAAATACATGATCAATGTAAAACAAATTGCAAAG TTTGTTGTTGGATTGGGTGATAAAGTTTCCCCAACTGATATTGAGGAAGGGATGAGAGTCGG TGTTGATCGGAACAAGTACCAGATTCAGATTCCGTTGCCACCGAAGATTGACCCCAGCGTCACTATGATGACGGTTGAGGAGAAACCAGATGTCACGTATAATGATGTTGGCGGGTGTAAGGAGCAGATTGAAAAAATGCGTGAG GTTGTCGAGCTCCCCATGCTTCACCCAGAGAAGTTTGTGAAGCTTGGTATTGATCCTCCTAAAGGTGTCCTTTGCTACGGTCCTCCTGGCACTGGCAAGACTCTTCTTGCTAGAGCTGTTGCCAATAGGACGGATGCTTGTTTTATCCGTGTTATTGGAAGCGAATTAGTTCAGAAGTATGTTGGTGAAGGCGCTCGGATGGTTAGGGAGTTATTTCAG ATGGCTCGCTCGAAGAAAGCATGCATCATATTCTTCGATGAAGTTGATGCCATTGGTGGTGCTCGCTTTGATGATGGAGCTGGGGGCGATAATGAGGTTCAGCGTACTATGCTTGAAATCGTCAATCAGCTTGACGGTTTTGATGCTAGGGGGAATATCAAGGTTCTCATGGCCACCAACAG GCCTGATACACTGGACCCTGCACTTCTACGTCCTGGTCGCCTGGACCGAAAGGTGGAATTTGGCTTACCTGACTTGGAAGGCCGTACCCAGATATTCAAAATACATACACGCACAATGAACTGTGAGCGTGATATCCGATTCGAGCTACTGGCGCGACTCTGCCCCAACGCCACCG GTGCGGACATCAGGAGTGTCTGCACAGAAGCCGGCATGTACGCCATCCGTGCCCGCAGGAAGACTGTGACGGAGAAGGATTTCCTCGACTCGGTCAACAAGGTTATCAAGGGGTATCAGAAATTCAGCGCAACCCCGAAATACATGGTGTACAATTGA
- the LOC123403575 gene encoding beta-1,3-galactosyltransferase pvg3-like, translated as MPAPSNFLKSMAAAAAKHGGEHHQAAAARKQQQQQHVGFPRLSTSSKALVLLPILLLAFIYLFVYPKEFELQSLMSSCVPPPGTYTANGSTALSSASAVAYARKPDFRLLIGILTRADVYERRHLLRMVYGLQLAADPALAAQVDVRFVFCRLYKDDQRVLVPLEILAHGDVIVLDGCEENLNGGKTHTFFTAVAALYADAPYDYVMKADDDILIRLPALVASLGAMPREDMYYGATIPCNSMDPGRGYMSGMGYALSWDLVQWVAGAGEVTRGRTVGPEDRMTGEWLRVGGKGRNRFNAKPAMYDYPLPVPVDECSHEFVPDTIAVHRLKDNPRWAHALKYFNFTAGLKPSKFYKFDP; from the coding sequence ATGCCGGCGCCGAGCAACTTTCTCAAgtccatggccgccgccgccgcgaagCACGGAGGAGAGCACCACCAggccgcggcggcgaggaagcagcagcagcagcagcacgtcGGGTTCCCGAGGCTGTCGACCTCCAGCAAGGCGCTCGTCCTGCTCCCCATCCTGCTCCTCGccttcatctacctcttcgtgtaCCCCAAGGAGTTCGAGCTGCAGTCGCTGATGAGCTCCTGCGTGCCGCCGCCGGGCACCTACACCGCCAACGGCTCCACGGCGCTGTCGTCGGCGTCCGCCGTCGCGTACGCCCGGAAGCCCGACTTCCGGCTCCTCATCGGCATCCTGACCCGGGCAGACGTGTACGAGCGGCGCCACCTGCTGCGCATGGTGTACGGGCTCCAGCTCGCCGCCGACCCGGCCCTGGCGGCGCAGGTGGACGTGCGGTTCGTCTTCTGCCGGCTCTACAAGGACGACCAGCGCGTGCTGGTCCCGCTGGAGATCCTGGCGCACGGCGACGTGATCGTGCTGGACGGCTGCGAGGAGAACCTCAACGGCGGCAAGACGCACACCTTCTTCACCGCCGTGGCGGCGCTCTACGCCGACGCGCCCTACGACTACGTGATGAAGGCCGACGACGACATCCTCATCCGGCTGCCGGCGCTGGTGGCGTCGCTGGGGGCCATGCCGCGGGAGGACATGTACTACGGCGCCACCATCCCCTGCAACAGCATGGACCCCGGGAGGGGGTACATGTCCGGGATGGGCTACGCGCTCTCGTGGGACCTGGTGCAGTGGGTGGCCGGCGCCGGCGAGGTCACCCGGGGCCGCACCGTCGGGCCGGAGGACAGGATGACCGGGGAGTGGCTCAGGGTGGGCGGCAAGGGGAGGAACAGGTTCAACGCCAAGCCGGCCATGTACGACTACCCGCTGCCGGTGCCCGTGGACGAGTGCTCCCACGAGTTCGTGCCGGACACCATCGCCGTGCACCGCCTCAAGGACAACCCCAGGTGGGCGCACGCCCTCAAATACTTCAACTTCACCGCCGGCCTCAAGCCCTCCAAGTTCTACAAGTTCGACCCCTAG
- the LOC123405776 gene encoding LOW QUALITY PROTEIN: GDP-L-galactose phosphorylase 1-like (The sequence of the model RefSeq protein was modified relative to this genomic sequence to represent the inferred CDS: deleted 1 base in 1 codon; substituted 1 base at 1 genomic stop codon) → MAASRGEAWRRGRRTRALARCQRRRSDLPWRFLCRRAPIPLLFAPLSLRSAVPMLSLSSPNDKIDRIHRISRDTRLQLLVGHAGSTDELLVGHVGNTDELLFNVLPGEQNFVATLIERRDRKKQPTEFGMNQVLQPFHSEKFNFTKVKPEEVIFRFQETENDSAQYFDGAPPTVSASPSSILINVSPIGYCHVLLIPQVQEYLPQRVDQESFLLAMYVTKEARNTFFRVGYNSLGAFATINHLNFQAYYLKVQYPVEKAPTEGLTFIGNGVGISQLVKYPVSGFVFEGGAGLEDLSQVVSNACIFLQENNRPFNVLISESAKRVFLLLQCYAEKQTSGKASQEILDMTINPAVXELSDHLVLRRRKDYDEASEVTLCRFLVEASLSGAEFRELKR, encoded by the exons ATGGCGGCGAGCAGAGGGGAGGCATGGAGGCGGGGCCGTCGGACGCGCGCGCTCGCCCGCTGTCAACGCCGACGTAGTGACCTTCCATGGCGGTTCCTCTGCCGCCGCGCCCCCATACCTCTACTGTTTGCTCCCCTGTCCCTCCGCTCCGCGGTGCCCATGCTTTCTCTGTCGTCACCGAATGACAAGATCGATAGGATCCATCGCATCTCACGAGACACCCGGCTGCAGCTGCTCGTCGGCCATGCGGGGAGCACGGACGAGCTGCTCGTCGGGCATGTGGGGAACACGGACGAGCTGCTCTTCAAC GTGTTACCTGGAGAACAGAATTTTGTTGCAACATTGATAGAAAGGCGTGACCGGAAGAAGCAGCCAACTGAATTTGGAATGAACCAAGTCCTCCAGCCATTTCATAGTGAGAAGTTCAATTTCACTAAAGTTAAACCAGAGGAGGTGATCTTCAGGTTCCAAGAAACTGAGAATGATTCTGCCCAGTATTTTGACGGAGCTCCTCCCACTGTTTCAGCTTCTCCTAGCAGCATTTTGATCAAC GTGAGCCCAATTGGGtactgtcatgtgcttttgatccCTCAAGTCCAGGAATACTTACCGCAAAGGGTTGATCAAGAGAGCTTCTTACTGGCCATGTACGtcacaaaggaggcaagaaataccttcttcagagttggctataACAGTCTGGGTGCCTTTGCAACAATCAATCACCTCAACTTCCAA GCATACTATCTGAAAGTGCAATATCCAGTCGAAAAGGCGCCAACAGAGGGACTAACATTCATAGGGAACGGTGTCGGCATTTCTCAGTTGGTGAAGTACCCAGTAAGCGGCTTTGTATTTGAAGGAGGAGCGGGCCTGGAGGATCTGTCACAG GTTGTCTCAAATGCATGTATCTTCTTGCAAGAGAATAACAGACCTTTCAATGTTCTTATCTCTGAATCTGCCAAGAGAGTATTCCTTCTACTACAG TGCTATGCCGAGAAGCAGACTTCTGGAAAGGCGAGCCAGGAAATTCTCGACATGACAATCAATCCAGCAGTCTAGGAGCTCAGCGACCATCTGGttctgaggaggaggaaggaCTACGACGAAGCATCTGAGGTAACATTATGCAGGTTTTTGGTTGAAGCATCCCTGTCTGGAGCAGAGTTCCGGGAGCTGAAGAGGTGA